One part of the Haemophilus parainfluenzae genome encodes these proteins:
- a CDS encoding broad-spectrum class A beta-lactamase TEM-1 — translation MSIQHFRVALIPFFAAFCLPVFAHPETLVKVKDAEDQLGARVGYIELDLNSGKILESFRPEERFPMMSTFKVLLCGAVLSRVDAGQEQLGRRIHYSQNDLVEYSPVTEKHLTDGMTVRELCSAAITMSDNTAANLLLTTIGGPKELTAFLHNMGDHVTRLDRWEPELNEAIPNDERDTTMPAAMATTLRKLLTGELLTLASRQQLIDWMEADKVAGPLLRSALPAGWFIADKSGAGERGSRGIIAALGPDGKPSRIVVIYTTGSQATMDERNRQIAEIGASLIKHW, via the coding sequence ATGAGTATTCAACATTTTCGTGTCGCCCTTATTCCCTTTTTTGCGGCATTTTGCCTTCCTGTTTTTGCTCACCCAGAAACGCTGGTGAAAGTAAAAGATGCTGAAGATCAGTTGGGTGCACGAGTGGGTTACATCGAACTGGATCTCAACAGCGGTAAGATCCTTGAGAGTTTTCGCCCCGAAGAACGTTTTCCAATGATGAGCACTTTTAAAGTTCTGCTATGTGGTGCGGTATTATCCCGTGTTGACGCCGGGCAAGAGCAACTCGGTCGCCGCATACACTATTCTCAGAATGACTTGGTTGAGTACTCACCAGTCACAGAAAAGCATCTTACGGATGGCATGACAGTAAGAGAATTATGCAGTGCTGCCATAACCATGAGTGATAACACTGCTGCCAACTTACTTCTGACAACGATCGGAGGACCGAAGGAGCTAACCGCTTTTTTGCACAACATGGGGGATCATGTAACTCGCCTTGATCGTTGGGAACCGGAGCTGAATGAAGCCATACCAAACGACGAGCGTGACACCACGATGCCTGCAGCAATGGCAACAACGTTGCGCAAACTATTAACTGGCGAACTACTTACTCTAGCTTCCCGGCAACAATTAATAGACTGGATGGAGGCGGATAAAGTTGCAGGACCACTTCTGCGCTCGGCCCTTCCGGCTGGCTGGTTTATTGCTGATAAATCTGGAGCCGGTGAGCGTGGGTCTCGCGGTATCATTGCAGCACTGGGGCCAGATGGTAAGCCCTCCCGTATCGTAGTTATCTACACGACGGGGAGTCAGGCAACTATGGATGAACGAAATAGACAGATCGCTGAGATAGGTGCCTCACTGATTAAGCATTGGTAA
- a CDS encoding recombinase family protein: MRLFGYARVSTSQQSLDLQVRALKDAGVKANRIFTDKASGSSTDREGLDLLRMKVEEGDVILVKKLDRLGRDTADMIQLIKEFDAQGVAVRFIDDGISTDGDMGQMVVTILSAVAQAERRRILERTNEGRQEAKLKGIKFGRRRTVDRNVVLTLHQKGTGATEIAHQLSIARSTVYKILEDERAS, from the coding sequence ATGCGACTTTTTGGTTACGCTCGGGTCTCAACCAGTCAGCAGTCTCTTGATCTTCAGGTCAGAGCACTCAAAGACGCAGGTGTGAAAGCAAACCGTATATTTACCGATAAGGCATCCGGCAGTTCAACAGACCGGGAAGGGCTGGATTTGCTGAGGATGAAGGTGGAGGAAGGTGATGTCATTCTGGTTAAGAAGCTCGACCGTCTTGGCCGCGACACTGCCGATATGATCCAACTGATAAAGGAATTTGACGCTCAGGGCGTGGCAGTCCGGTTCATTGATGACGGGATCAGTACCGACGGTGATATGGGGCAAATGGTGGTCACCATCCTGTCGGCTGTGGCACAGGCTGAACGCCGGAGGATCCTAGAACGCACGAATGAGGGCCGACAGGAAGCAAAGCTGAAAGGAATCAAATTTGGCCGCAGGCGTACCGTGGACAGGAACGTCGTGCTGACGCTTCATCAGAAGGGCACTGGTGCAACGGAAATTGCTCATCAGCTCAGTATTGCCCGCTCCACGGTTTATAAAATTCTTGAAGACGAAAGGGCCTCATGA
- a CDS encoding IS1380-like element ISEcp1 family transposase: MINKIDFKAKNLTSNAGLFLLLENAKSNGIFDFIENDLVFDNDSTNKIKMNHIKTMLCGHFIGIDKLERLKLLQNDPLVNEFDISVKEPETVSRFLGNFNFKTTQMFRDINFKVFKKLLTKSKLTSITIDIDSSVINVEGHQEGASKGYNPKKLGNRCYNIQFAFCDELKAYVTGFVRSGNTYTANGAAEMIKEIVANIKSDDLEILFRMDSGYFDEKIIETIESLGCKYLIKAKSYSTLTSQATNSSIVFVKGEEGRETTELYTKLVKWEKDRRFVVSRVLKPEKERAQLSLLEGSEYDYFFFVTNTTLLSEKVVIYYEKRGNAENYIKEAKYDMAVGHLLLKSFWANEAVFQMMMLSYNLFLLFKFDSLDSSEYRQQIKTFRLKYVFLAAKIIKTARYVIMKLSENYPYKGVYEKCLV; this comes from the coding sequence ATGATTAATAAAATTGATTTCAAAGCTAAGAATCTAACATCAAATGCAGGTCTTTTTCTGCTCCTTGAGAATGCAAAAAGCAATGGGATTTTTGATTTTATTGAAAATGACCTCGTATTTGATAATGACTCAACAAATAAAATCAAGATGAATCATATAAAGACCATGCTCTGCGGTCACTTCATTGGCATTGATAAGTTAGAACGTCTAAAGCTACTTCAAAATGATCCCCTCGTCAACGAGTTTGATATTTCCGTAAAAGAACCTGAAACAGTGTCACGGTTTCTAGGAAACTTCAACTTCAAGACAACCCAAATGTTTAGAGACATTAATTTTAAAGTCTTTAAAAAACTGCTCACTAAAAGTAAATTGACATCCATTACGATTGATATTGATAGTAGTGTAATTAACGTAGAAGGTCATCAAGAAGGTGCGTCAAAAGGATATAATCCTAAGAAACTGGGAAACCGATGCTACAATATCCAATTTGCATTTTGCGACGAATTAAAAGCATATGTTACCGGATTTGTAAGAAGTGGCAATACTTACACTGCAAACGGTGCTGCGGAAATGATCAAAGAAATTGTTGCTAACATCAAATCAGACGATTTAGAAATTTTATTTCGAATGGATAGTGGCTACTTTGATGAAAAAATTATCGAAACGATAGAATCTCTTGGATGCAAATATTTAATTAAAGCCAAAAGTTATTCTACACTCACCTCACAAGCAACGAATTCATCAATTGTATTCGTTAAAGGAGAAGAAGGTAGAGAAACTACAGAACTGTATACAAAATTAGTTAAATGGGAAAAAGACAGAAGATTTGTCGTATCTCGCGTACTGAAACCAGAAAAAGAAAGAGCACAATTATCACTTTTAGAAGGTTCCGAATACGACTACTTTTTCTTTGTAACAAATACTACCTTGCTTTCTGAAAAAGTAGTTATATACTATGAAAAGCGTGGTAATGCTGAAAACTATATCAAAGAAGCCAAATACGACATGGCGGTGGGTCATCTCTTGCTAAAGTCATTTTGGGCGAATGAAGCCGTGTTTCAAATGATGATGCTTTCATATAACCTATTTTTGTTGTTCAAGTTTGATTCCTTGGACTCTTCAGAATACAGACAGCAAATAAAGACCTTTCGTTTGAAGTATGTATTTCTTGCAGCAAAAATAATCAAAACCGCAAGATATGTAATCATGAAGTTGTCGGAAAACTATCCGTACAAGGGAGTGTATGAAAAATGTCTGGTATAA
- a CDS encoding extended-spectrum class A beta-lactamase CTX-M-15, producing the protein MVKKSLRQFTLMATATVTLLLGSVPLYAQTADVQQKLAELERQSGGRLGVALINTADNSQILYRADERFAMCSTSKVMAAAAVLKKSESEPNLLNQRVEIKKSDLVNYNPIAEKHVNGTMSLAELSAAALQYSDNVAMNKLIAHVGGPASVTAFARQLGDETFRLDRTEPTLNTAIPGDPRDTTSPRAMAQTLRNLTLGKALGDSQRAQLVTWMKGNTTGAASIQAGLPASWVVGDKTGSGGYGTTNDIAVIWPKDRAPLILVTYFTQPQPKAESRRDVLASAAKIVTDGL; encoded by the coding sequence ATGGTTAAAAAATCACTGCGCCAGTTCACGCTGATGGCGACGGCAACCGTCACGCTGTTGTTAGGAAGTGTGCCGCTGTATGCGCAAACGGCGGACGTACAGCAAAAACTTGCCGAATTAGAGCGGCAGTCGGGAGGCAGACTGGGTGTGGCATTGATTAACACAGCAGATAATTCGCAAATACTTTATCGTGCTGATGAGCGCTTTGCGATGTGCAGCACCAGTAAAGTGATGGCCGCGGCCGCGGTGCTGAAGAAAAGTGAAAGCGAACCGAATCTGTTAAATCAGCGAGTTGAGATCAAAAAATCTGACCTTGTTAACTATAATCCGATTGCGGAAAAGCACGTCAATGGGACGATGTCACTGGCTGAGCTTAGCGCGGCCGCGCTACAGTACAGCGATAACGTGGCGATGAATAAGCTGATTGCTCACGTTGGCGGCCCGGCTAGCGTCACCGCGTTCGCCCGACAGCTGGGAGACGAAACGTTCCGTCTCGACCGTACCGAGCCGACGTTAAACACCGCCATTCCGGGCGATCCGCGTGATACCACTTCACCTCGGGCAATGGCGCAAACTCTGCGGAATCTGACGCTGGGTAAAGCATTGGGCGACAGCCAACGGGCGCAGCTGGTGACATGGATGAAAGGCAATACCACCGGTGCAGCGAGCATTCAGGCTGGACTGCCTGCTTCCTGGGTTGTGGGGGATAAAACCGGCAGCGGTGGCTATGGCACCACCAACGATATCGCGGTGATCTGGCCAAAAGATCGTGCGCCGCTGATTCTGGTCACTTACTTCACCCAGCCTCAACCTAAGGCAGAAAGCCGTCGCGATGTATTAGCGTCGGCGGCTAAAATCGTCACCGACGGTTTGTAA
- a CDS encoding WbuC family cupin fold metalloprotein: MRPHRHPHTFELLLPLRGRFVVLNFDDRGTVTHRAILGETCTVLEMAAGTWHAVLSLDTGGIIFEVKHGGYQPVAADDYAHWAPAEGEPGTTELMAWYAQAQVGDSTFAV; this comes from the coding sequence GTGCGCCCGCACCGACACCCTCACACCTTCGAGCTACTGTTGCCATTAAGGGGTCGTTTCGTGGTGCTGAATTTTGACGATCGGGGTACCGTCACCCATCGGGCGATATTGGGGGAAACCTGTACGGTGCTGGAGATGGCCGCAGGAACCTGGCATGCCGTGCTGTCGCTGGATACCGGTGGCATAATTTTTGAAGTAAAACACGGTGGCTATCAACCCGTGGCTGCCGATGACTATGCGCACTGGGCTCCAGCGGAAGGAGAACCAGGAACCACGGAGCTTATGGCCTGGTATGCGCAAGCGCAGGTGGGCGACAGCACTTTTGCCGTCTAA